Part of the Penaeus monodon isolate SGIC_2016 chromosome 44, NSTDA_Pmon_1, whole genome shotgun sequence genome is shown below.
attattttatttatatatatatattattatataatattttttttttaaaatatattattattattattataaaagtaatttttaaaaatatatataatatatataatatataaaaaatatcatcattccaaaaattaaataaaattattttcttttaaaaaaaaatttgcatttagTGGGGTCCATGTGCCTCAAGTGATTTCACTGGTGTAAAtgtagtttctttttgttttgtctgccACTGTGTTTCTCCCACCATGTATCTCTGTGGTACgtttctaaaacacacacacacacaacaaaaaaaaaaatatatatataatatatgtatataaacacaccacacccaccaacacaacacacaaacacacacataaatatatataaaattatatatatatattatatatatataatattatatatatatatatattttatatatatatattatatatatatataaaatgtataataatgtatatatatataaaatcaaccacacagtgtgtgtgtgagtgtgtgtgtgttgtgtgtgtgtgtggtgtgttttgtgtgtgtgtgtgtgtgtgtgtgttgtgtgtgtggggtgtgtgtggtgtgtgtggtgtgtgtgtgtgtgtgtgtgtgttatgtataatgcattatgtgtgtgtgtatatatttttatatatatattatatatatatatattatatatatataatatatatatatataatatatacatatatatatatattaatatatatatatatattataaaattatatatatatatgtatatatatacttatatatagttatatatatatgtaaatatatatatatatatatatatatatatatgtatatacaaactcacacacacactgactcatacacacaccacacacacacacacaccccacacacacacacacaacacacacacacacacacacacacactatatatataatatatataatattatattttatatatatatatatttatatatatatatatataatatatatatatataaaattttatatatatatatcatataatattaatacattaaagtatatattataatatatatatatatattatatatataattataatatatattagtgtgtgtgtgtgtgggtgttgttgtgtgtgtgtggtgtgtgtttgtgtgtgtggtgtgagtgtgtgtgtggtgtggggatgagtgtgtttgggtttgtattattgtatgtataaatatatatatatatatatatattatatatataatatatatatatatacacacatatatatatatatacatacatacatatacatatatatgctatatatatatatatatatatatatatatattatatatatatatattttatattatatatatatatatatacacacacaacacccaccccacacacacacacacacacacacaacacacacacacacatatatatatatatatattatatattaattttatatataatatatatatatatatttgaatttataaataacatacacacacaccacacacaacaacacaccacacacacaacaacacactatatatatatatataatatattatatatataatatatatatataaaatataaattttatatgattatatatattatatataaaatatatatatatattataataatatttataatatatatatatatatatatatatatattaatattatatatataatatatgtgtgtgtgtgtgtgtgtgtgtgtgtgtgtgtatgagtgtgtggggtgtgtgtttgtatatatatatttatatatatatatattatatatatatatatatatatatatatataatatatatatatatatatatatatatacatatatataattttatattaatacatattaaatacatataaaagtatatatattttatataatatatatatatatatatattatatatatatatataatatatatattatataatattgtgtgtggggtgctgtggtgtgcagtgtgtgtgtagtgtgtgtgtgtgtgtgtgtgtgtgtgtgtgtggggtgtgtggtgtgtgtgtgtgtgtggtgtggggtgtgtgtgtgtgtggaatttaagTTAAATCTTCACATATATAGCTTAGGTGTCAAAACCACTGAACAGGAAAAAATGTCAACCTACATTTCCATAAAAATTACAAGTCCTACAAGAAAGacttaaatgtatataaagaataaaagaatggaTATCATGCCAgctcataagaatatatatatatatatatatatatatattatatattttataaaattttatatatatatatatatattatatatatatgcatatatatatgcatacatatataattttatattattttatatatataataaattttaatatatatatatatatatatatatatacatatatatacatatatatattagtgagtaGCAACTAAGCTGGGGGTGGTTTTCCCGGGTGAGGAGAATTCCTGAGTGATGAATCTTAGTTTCTGTGAGGTGAATTAATCTTGGCAGTGCCAGGGAAGGAGCAACAAGTGTGTAATCTCTGCCTCAGAGTCAGGAGATGGGAACAGACTGAAGGCATTTTCCCTTGGTAGGTTGGGGCAGGTGAGATCCATGGAAGAATGCAAAGGTTGATTTCCTCTTTTGCTCTCATTTGAAACTGCAGATGTCATCAATTAGATATTCAATGCCTCTGATCtggatattattatctttgtggAAGGAGGTGAATGAGTCAGCGGATACAGTTACTTATGTCATTATAATGTTTCCCGAAGGAATTAGGTCAGATGTTAAGGCTTAGTGTCTGATGTACCCGTATATTTGTATGCTGATGTagtgtaaaatttttatacatatttatgtatatccatattttcacaaatatatatatatatatatacatatatatatatatatatatatatatatatatatatatatatatatatatatattatatatacatacatatacacatatatatacatatgcacaaacatttacaaatgtatatatgtgtatatataaataaaatatatggagtTACAATAAACCTTTCCCAACTAAATTTCTCTTAATGGAGAGTTGCCTTCACTCAACTagtgtattaataaaaaaaaaatgtaaagagtaAACTTAATTATAAATTTCTCTGGTTTAAGTTCAAATCTCAAACATTCTCTTATCAAAGTTAATAttacttcccctttctttcaacaCAAAACTTATGAAAGGATAATTATGATTTAAGTTCCTTAAGATTTCTAATTTCTTCTCAACCTTCATATACCTATCATTAATACAttctataacatttatttttttatatatatatatatatatatatatatatatatatatatgtatatatatatatatatatatattatgtatatatatatataatgtatatatataatatctatatatatatatatatatatatatatatatatatatatatatatatataattcacttgTTTTTTGCCAAGACTTTAATTTCTaatcatcaatatatttattattatccgtCATAGAAATTAATTACAAATAAGTCACTTTCATTTCAATGatagtcttatatatatgcattcctgTCTTCATATACTTAATATCTTTTTAGACTAAGTGAAGCTGAATCATTcaacaaaatctaaataaaaatatcaatttaaaTTGAACATTCCAAGAACTTGTATATATCACTTTTTCACTATCCAATAATATTATAGTTTCTATCACAGTTGAATAATTTAAGGGATGATGCAAGAGTGTGGGAATATATGATGCAATAGTACAAGTTTATAAATGCATtttcaaaaggatatatatatatatatatatatatatatatatatatatatatatatatatatatatatatatatatatatatgtctgtctgtatgtatatatacatacatatatataaattatatatatattatatttatataatcagtaCACACTAAAAATTCtttacacataatattatataattacaaaaaggtgggaaaaagtgCTGTCTCCCCAGgctgatattatatacatttaatctattgtcttggttttattttcatttcacatgAACTCCAGTCTCTTATCTCTTTTCAATTTACTATTTACAGGGCAAAGATGAGTTTCATCAACAACTGGATGCCTTTGGCCCCACTCACAGATGAGGAAATATTTAGCAGAGGAGTCAGTGTCAAAGAAGAGCTCAATGATGTCACTGAAGAGACATGTCTAGAAATTAAGGAGGAACCACTTGATTATGCAGATAAGGAGAGGGATGAAGTAAGTGACATAAAAGTGAAACATAATTGTCTTTCCTGTCCTAATCTTCATGACCTAAGACATGAAACAAATGGAAAGGTCTTGTGTAATTTTGTTCGGGATCATAATGACTTGTTAAATGTCCCATTTGTGGCTGAGGACTGTAGGAACAAGTGTTTATCAGATGGGGATCAGATGATGCACAAGGAATGTCTTGAGGATATGCAAATAAAAGTGGAAGCAACACTGAATCGTTTtgtatgtgaggtgtgtggtaAGAAATTTTCTCATAAGagtaatatcaatattcatatgagagtccatacaaaggagaagccatacagctgtgatatTTGCAATAAGGCATTCTCACAGATAAGTGATCTAACAAgacatatgagagtacatacaaaggaaaagccatacagctgtgagatttgtgaCAAGGCCTTCTCACAGAAAAGTGATCTAACAaggcatatgagagtacatacaaaggagaagccatacagctgtgatatTTGCAATAAAGCCATCTCACAGAAAAGTAATCTAGTGAGCCATATGAGAGTTCATATATAGGAGAAGCCAGTCAGCTGTGATATTTGTAATAAAGCCGTGACATcctaaaacaatcaaacaaagcatatcagagtacatacaaaagaaatgcaatatacctgtgagatttgcaataaggccttctcacaGAAAATAAATCTAGTGAGTCATTTAAGAATCAtatgatagagaaaatatattCTGTGATATTTGTAACAAGCCTTCTCACTTCAAACTAAAATAGTGAACCATTTGAGAGTGCATGTGTAGTAGCATGACCCCACAACCTGAAGATCAGCATAATTGTCAGAATGGCTCACATCAAGTCCACATCTGTGTCCTCGCCCTCTCACCAGCAGGCACTTCTCTCGACACACTGCAGAAACCTGACTGGTTGATACGGACACCTCTCggctccccttgttccctgcTGGCTTCCACAGCACCCAGCTATACCAAGTGACACTCACACAATCACTCCGCAAAGAGATAAAGACTAGTTCCAGTAGTAGATGCATATCCATCTAGTCCATATTCAAAGTAGGAGACTAcaactgtgagatttgtaacaaggCCTTCTCACAAAAAATAGTATACAGAGTCATATGAGAGTCCAAATAAAGGAGAACCCATACAGCTGTGAGACTTGCAACAAGGATTtctcacataaaaataatacagtgATCCATATGAGAATACATACAAAGGATAAGACACAGAGCTGTGAGATATGCAATAAAGCCTTTTCACAGAAACAGAATCTGATGAGGCATATGAGTatacacaaaagagaagccataaacCTATGAAGTTAGCAATAAAACCTCACAGAATAGTTACCTAGTGCCACACATGAGAATACATCAAAAAGGGAAGCCAAACAAGTGTGAGACTTGCAATCTTAGAAAAGTAATCAGTTGAGCCTACTACAAAGGAGAACCTATATAGGTATGAAATTTAGAAAAGGGTTCTCACAGAGTAGTCACATGATGTAACACATGGTAGTatatacaaaggaaaagccaCATCTCTGTGAGGTTTGAAATAAAACCTTGTCACCGGAATGCTTAGTGCTGCACATGAGACTACATAGAAGAAAGAAGCAATAAAGCTGTTTTTTGTCTCTAATGAGTATAATGTAGTGTGTTATATatgagtacaaaaaaaaaaaaattaagtgtacaTAAGTGTCATAGGCCTTTTATCTACAAGGTCATTAGATGTGCTTTCAGCCAGAGGATGTCTCATGGGGAACATGAGACAGCATCAAATAGCATATTTTATTCAGTAGGGAATACACTTCTTTTAAATATTGTTGGAGAAGATTAaaattttggatttctttttcggAGTTCTGTTGTACATAATTTTCTTAATGTATAGTTCTTGTGAAGTATGATAAACTTTTATACTTAATTACTAGTCTATCTTTCATCATTagtatccctattattattattatagatattactattattgatatcattattactgatattattattaatattattattgttattattgatattattattattgatatcattatcattattattattattatcatcataattattattgacattattattattattaattttgttgttgttgatattattattattattattatcatcattattgttgatattattattactattattgctactgatACCCCAACCCAATCCCTTGATCACTGTTGCCATGGAGGTAGATATCTCACTCAATCCAGTGTTGttgatcacccctaccttggacatCAGCCTTCACCTCTTCatcttgcatggtcttttcttctaatttccttttccttctcttcttcataccttttttatctacttatcttagtctttaactaatttttaccctt
Proteins encoded:
- the LOC119568529 gene encoding gastrula zinc finger protein XlCGF8.2DB-like; translation: MTPQPEDQHNCQNGSHQVHICVLALSPAGTSLDTLQKPDWLIRTPLGSPCSLLASTAPSYTNIQSHMRVQIKENPYSCETCNKDFSHKNNTVIHMRIHTKDKTQSCEICNKAFSQKQNLMRHMSIHKREAINL
- the LOC119568488 gene encoding zinc finger protein 271-like, which codes for MSFINNWMPLAPLTDEEIFSRGVSVKEELNDVTEETCLEIKEEPLDYADKERDEVSDIKVKHNCLSCPNLHDLRHETNGKVLCNFVRDHNDLLNVPFVAEDCRNKCLSDGDQMMHKECLEDMQIKVEATLNRFVCEVCGKKFSHKSNINIHMRVHTKEKPYSCDICNKAFSQISDLTRHMRVHTKEKPYSCEICDKAFSQKSDLTRHMRVHTKEKPYSCDICNKAISQKSNLVSHMRVHI